One Pseudofrancisella aestuarii genomic region harbors:
- the htpG gene encoding molecular chaperone HtpG codes for MSKKNYTFETEVDKLLHLVIHSLYSNREIFLRELISNSSDAIEKLRYESIANPELNEGDTNYAIKIDFDKKAKTITVSDNGIGMAEQEVIENLGTIAKSGTKKFIENLTGDAGKDSQLIGQFGVGFYSSFIVADKVTVKTRKAGQSKDTATKWVSTAEEGFSIENITKDSRGTEIILHLKKEDIDLLDYNSLKGLVNKYSDCINTPIQMKEVEFKDGKEVVKDEYETVNNTKAIWLRSRDEVTDEEYNEFYKYISHDFSNALTWSHNKVEGNLEYSSLLFIPENKPFDFWNRDKDYGLSLYVRRVFIMENKELLPAYLRFVKGVVDSSDLPLNVSREILQHNKVIDKIKKATVSKILSVLAKLAKSDAEKYQKFWDNFGQVLKEGVSEDAANKEKIASLLRFSSTETNDPKQTVSLDDYISRMKEGQETIYYITSDSFKAAVNNPQLEVFKEKGIEVLLLTDRVDEWMMSFLTEFNGKHMKSIIKGDIDLDKFETEETKEKFEKETKDFEKVLKEVKETLKDKVEDVRLSKRLTDSPSCVVVNDYGMSLHMQKMMEEAGQAFMPGMGMKPVLELNAEHHLVQKLKDEADTEVFGDISNLLLMQAMFVEGAKIEDPTAFVKLINKYIK; via the coding sequence ATGTCTAAGAAAAATTATACTTTTGAAACAGAAGTAGATAAGTTACTTCACTTGGTTATTCATTCTTTATATTCAAATAGAGAGATCTTTTTACGAGAATTAATCTCTAATAGTTCTGATGCTATTGAAAAATTAAGATATGAAAGTATCGCTAATCCAGAACTTAATGAGGGCGATACTAACTATGCTATTAAAATAGATTTTGATAAAAAAGCTAAAACTATTACTGTTAGTGATAATGGTATAGGTATGGCTGAGCAAGAAGTTATTGAGAATCTAGGAACTATTGCAAAATCAGGAACTAAAAAATTCATTGAAAATTTAACTGGTGATGCAGGTAAAGATAGTCAATTGATAGGACAATTTGGAGTCGGCTTCTATTCATCTTTTATAGTTGCTGATAAAGTTACAGTAAAAACTAGAAAAGCTGGACAAAGTAAAGATACAGCTACTAAATGGGTTTCTACTGCTGAAGAAGGATTTTCAATTGAAAATATAACTAAAGATAGTAGAGGTACTGAAATAATTCTTCATCTTAAAAAAGAAGATATTGATTTGTTAGATTATAACTCTTTGAAGGGTCTAGTTAATAAATATTCAGACTGTATTAATACTCCTATACAAATGAAAGAAGTAGAATTCAAAGATGGTAAAGAAGTAGTTAAAGATGAATATGAGACTGTTAATAACACTAAAGCTATATGGTTAAGATCTAGAGATGAAGTTACAGATGAGGAATATAATGAGTTTTATAAATATATCTCTCATGATTTTAGTAATGCTCTTACATGGTCTCATAATAAAGTAGAAGGAAATTTAGAGTATAGCAGTCTTTTATTTATTCCGGAAAATAAGCCTTTCGATTTTTGGAATAGAGATAAAGATTATGGTTTATCATTATATGTTAGAAGAGTATTCATTATGGAAAATAAAGAGCTTCTTCCTGCATATTTAAGATTTGTGAAAGGTGTTGTTGATTCATCAGACTTACCTCTAAATGTTTCTAGAGAAATTTTACAACACAACAAGGTCATAGATAAAATTAAGAAAGCTACGGTATCTAAGATTTTAAGCGTGCTGGCAAAGCTTGCTAAAAGTGATGCTGAAAAATATCAAAAATTTTGGGATAACTTTGGTCAGGTTCTAAAAGAAGGTGTATCTGAGGATGCGGCTAATAAGGAAAAGATTGCAAGCTTGTTAAGATTCTCGTCTACAGAAACAAATGATCCTAAGCAAACTGTATCATTAGACGATTATATTTCTAGAATGAAAGAAGGTCAGGAAACTATTTATTATATTACATCTGATAGTTTTAAAGCGGCTGTTAATAATCCTCAGTTAGAAGTATTTAAAGAGAAAGGTATCGAGGTTCTTTTACTTACAGATAGGGTGGATGAATGGATGATGTCTTTCCTAACTGAGTTTAATGGCAAGCACATGAAGTCTATTATTAAGGGTGATATAGACTTAGATAAGTTTGAAACAGAAGAGACAAAAGAAAAGTTTGAGAAAGAAACTAAAGACTTTGAAAAGGTTTTAAAAGAAGTTAAAGAAACTCTTAAAGATAAGGTGGAAGATGTAAGACTTTCTAAGAGATTAACAGATTCTCCTAGTTGTGTGGTTGTTAATGACTATGGTATGAGTTTACATATGCAAAAAATGATGGAAGAAGCTGGCCAAGCATTTATGCCTGGTATGGGTATGAAACCAGTTTTAGAACTTAATGCAGAGCATCATTTAGTGCAAAAATTAAAAGATGAAGCAGATACAGAAGTTTTTGGAGATATATCTAATTTGTTGTTAATGCAAGCGATGTTTGTTGAGGGAGCAAAAATAGAAGATCCAACAGCTTTTGTGAAATTGATAAATAAATATATTAAATAA
- a CDS encoding MGH1-like glycoside hydrolase domain-containing protein, protein MSSAKHNFFKLIKKLNNSHDLETLPQWGPYTKKYIGTSHITDKVNGLRFDLSIFPGYYRRRVDVPNVFYETEYYPWDTSTDGTYFKFRHMLEWKDKVYCDISYYLIDNNTQAIKAKFVNNSSNPESLVLHLMGSMHFPSIKEYEPNNLLYPSTIALSGNARWIDATDYYSLSYSIPKPTDNLVADGKLRGEKRTRNFVNGSGVEFGEEKDDQIIFRLNIEDLINTTTLLLKYRLEKNSSLKLKISGHDKNNLFEYNLLLENESEFKYIDLPNLEIGDYFLKLSSIDNNPINLDGFIIGSHNDVHKSKFHQQNWNPIPQISKFGNNSIILKYQNTEKYYGIFWDYPFEDCDIREFFCRDLDIYFKLMANEHVLKEFHGEGNGHFTNIFLRPITVKEKDQKNIFCATTVADNISEIEDKLRLLEQKNYLSKKIKSFKEKNLSKNNSKNILPNGEKYQFSQGILKNVILTNIVFPIYTQKSYIRHLAPGKWWDCLYTWDSGFIGLGLLEYDIDRAIENLNTYLTSTDNQSAFIHHGSPVPVQHYLFFEIWNRTNSFELLEHYYPRLKQYYLFLSGHLGSSSTRRLNSNLLQTWDYFYNSGGWDDYPAQYHMHKENIKNIAPVITTAHCIRIAKFLAMYSELLNLEDDFTFYKHDIEILSNALNKLSWDKNAGYYSYVNHDSAGFPTGFLTNQEGENFNKGLDGAYPIVSGICNPKIEKALLSKLKSPKKLWSKAGLSAVDQSASYYRKDGYWNGTVWMSHQWFFWKSLLDIGEYKFAEKLALKALNLWKNETDSNYRSLEHFIIETQRGAGWHAFSGLSCPIINWFNAYFAIGTINTGFDTIIVSKRFNSNYSDLKLSLKIYPRENSLGQISILIVLNPKYSYKLSKEKKDISIINNKQNNVILNIKKPNLTNIVDLHLVST, encoded by the coding sequence ATGAGTTCTGCAAAACACAATTTTTTTAAACTTATAAAAAAACTTAATAACTCTCACGATTTAGAAACATTGCCTCAATGGGGTCCCTATACTAAGAAATATATAGGAACCTCTCATATTACAGATAAAGTAAATGGATTAAGATTTGACCTAAGCATTTTTCCTGGTTATTACAGAAGACGTGTTGATGTGCCAAATGTGTTTTATGAAACAGAATATTACCCTTGGGATACATCAACTGATGGAACTTATTTTAAATTTAGGCACATGCTCGAATGGAAGGATAAAGTATACTGTGATATCTCTTATTATTTAATAGATAATAATACTCAAGCCATAAAAGCTAAATTTGTAAATAACTCTTCAAATCCAGAAAGCCTAGTTCTTCACTTAATGGGCTCGATGCATTTTCCCTCAATAAAAGAATATGAACCAAATAATTTATTATATCCATCAACTATAGCGCTTTCTGGTAATGCTCGTTGGATTGATGCTACAGATTACTATAGTTTGAGTTACTCAATTCCAAAACCAACTGATAATTTAGTTGCCGATGGTAAATTAAGAGGTGAGAAAAGAACTCGAAACTTTGTTAACGGCTCTGGAGTTGAATTTGGAGAAGAAAAAGATGATCAAATTATATTTAGATTAAATATAGAAGATTTAATAAACACTACAACTTTACTTTTAAAATATAGATTAGAAAAAAACTCTTCTTTAAAACTAAAAATAAGTGGTCATGACAAAAATAACCTCTTTGAATATAACTTACTTTTAGAAAATGAATCTGAGTTTAAATATATAGATCTACCTAATTTAGAAATAGGAGATTATTTTTTAAAACTAAGTTCCATAGATAATAACCCTATAAATCTTGATGGTTTTATTATTGGATCACATAATGATGTACACAAAAGTAAATTTCATCAACAAAATTGGAATCCAATACCTCAAATATCTAAATTTGGAAATAACTCAATTATTCTCAAATACCAAAACACTGAAAAATATTATGGAATATTTTGGGATTATCCTTTTGAAGATTGTGATATAAGAGAGTTTTTTTGTCGTGACTTAGACATATATTTTAAACTTATGGCAAACGAACATGTTCTTAAAGAATTTCACGGAGAAGGGAACGGACATTTTACAAATATTTTCTTAAGGCCAATAACAGTTAAAGAAAAAGATCAAAAGAATATTTTCTGCGCAACCACAGTAGCTGACAATATAAGTGAAATAGAAGATAAACTAAGATTACTAGAACAAAAAAATTATCTATCAAAGAAAATAAAATCCTTTAAAGAAAAGAATCTATCTAAAAACAACTCTAAAAATATTTTACCTAATGGTGAAAAGTATCAGTTCTCTCAAGGTATTTTAAAAAATGTCATTCTTACAAATATAGTTTTTCCAATATATACACAAAAAAGTTATATTCGTCATTTAGCTCCTGGTAAATGGTGGGACTGCTTATATACTTGGGACTCTGGTTTTATAGGACTTGGGCTTTTGGAATATGACATTGACAGAGCAATTGAAAACCTAAATACTTATCTAACTAGTACAGATAATCAATCAGCTTTTATTCATCATGGAAGCCCAGTACCAGTACAACACTATCTTTTCTTTGAGATATGGAATAGAACAAACTCTTTTGAATTACTTGAGCATTATTATCCTCGTCTTAAGCAATATTATTTATTTTTAAGTGGTCATTTAGGTAGTTCAAGCACTAGAAGATTAAACTCAAACCTACTTCAAACATGGGATTATTTTTACAATTCGGGTGGCTGGGATGATTATCCTGCACAATACCATATGCATAAGGAAAATATAAAGAATATTGCTCCTGTCATAACTACTGCCCACTGTATAAGAATCGCAAAATTTCTAGCTATGTATTCTGAACTCCTAAACCTAGAGGATGATTTTACTTTTTACAAACATGATATTGAAATACTATCAAATGCCTTAAATAAGTTATCGTGGGATAAGAATGCTGGCTACTACAGTTATGTAAACCATGATAGTGCTGGTTTTCCAACAGGCTTCCTAACAAATCAAGAAGGAGAAAATTTTAATAAAGGGTTAGATGGAGCATATCCTATTGTTTCAGGAATCTGTAATCCTAAAATAGAAAAAGCTCTATTAAGCAAACTTAAATCTCCAAAAAAACTATGGTCAAAAGCTGGCTTATCGGCTGTAGACCAGTCAGCTTCATACTATCGTAAAGATGGTTACTGGAATGGAACAGTATGGATGTCTCATCAATGGTTTTTCTGGAAAAGCCTTCTTGATATAGGAGAATATAAATTCGCTGAAAAACTGGCTCTAAAAGCCTTAAATCTATGGAAAAATGAAACAGATAGTAATTATAGAAGCTTAGAGCATTTTATAATTGAAACTCAAAGAGGTGCAGGATGGCATGCATTTAGTGGACTTTCTTGCCCTATAATTAACTGGTTTAATGCTTATTTTGCTATCGGAACTATAAATACAGGTTTTGATACCATAATAGTGTCAAAAAGATTTAATAGTAATTATTCAGATCTAAAACTTTCTCTAAAAATATACCCACGAGAAAATTCTTTAGGTCAGATATCTATACTTATAGTACTAAATCCTAAGTACTCATATAAGCTTTCTAAAGAAAAAAAAGATATTTCTATAATAAACAATAAACAAAATAACGTTATATTGAATATCAAGAAACCTAACCTAACTAATATAGTAGATTTACACTTAGTTTCAACATAA